Proteins from one Physeter macrocephalus isolate SW-GA chromosome 16, ASM283717v5, whole genome shotgun sequence genomic window:
- the OR8B12 gene encoding LOW QUALITY PROTEIN: olfactory receptor 8B12 (The sequence of the model RefSeq protein was modified relative to this genomic sequence to represent the inferred CDS: inserted 1 base in 1 codon; deleted 1 base in 1 codon) — protein sequence MAADNISSVTEFILSGLTNQPGLQXPLFFLFLGFYMVTIVGNLGLITLIALNSHLHIPMYIFLFNLSFTDFSFSTAIIPKMLTSFVPKKNIISYAGCMTQLFFLCFFAFSESFILSAMAYDRYVAICKPLVYTVTMSPQVCLFLLLGVYGMGVFGAVAHTGNMVFLTFCADNLVNHYMCDIIPFLELSCNSSYINVLVFIAVTIGIGVPFVAIFLSYVFILFSIFHVSSTEGRSKAFSTCSSHIIAVSLFFGSGAFMYLKSPSISPLDQGKASSVFYTIVVPMFNSLIYRLRGLPWNKDVKFALKKTLGRITFS from the exons ATGGCTGCAGATAACATCTCCTCTGTGACAGAGTTTATCCTCTCAGGCTTAACAAACCAGCCAGGACTCC ATCCGCTCTTCTTCTTGTTTCTAGGTTTCTACATGGTCACCATAGTGGGGAACCTGGGATTGATAACCTTGATTGCACTGAATTCTCACCTTCATATTCCCATGTACATTTTCCTCTTCAACTTGTCCTTCACAGATTTTAGTTTCTCTACTGCCATCATCCCCAAAATGCTGACAAGTTTTGTCCCAAAGAAGAACATCATTTCCTATGCAGGGTGTATGACTCAgctctttttcttgtgtttttttgccttttctgaatcCTTCATCCTCTCAGCGATGGCATATGACCGCTATGTCGCCATCTGTAAACCACTGGTGTACACGGTCACTATGTCTCCTCAGGTgtgtttattccttttgttgGGGGTCTATGGGATGGGGGTTTTTGGGGCTGTGGCTCATACAGGAAATATGGTATTTCTGACCTTTTGTGCTGACAACCTTGTCAATCACTATATGTGTGACATCATTCCTTTCCTTGAGCTCTCCTGCAATAGCTCTTACATAAACGTACTAGTCTTTATTGCTGTGACTATTGGCATTGGGGTGCCTTTTGTtgccatttttctctcttat gttttcattcttttcagcATTTTCCACGTTAGCTCCACTGAGGGAAGGTCCAAAGCCTTCAGTACTTGCAGTTCCCACATAATtgcagtttctcttttctttgggtCAGGAGCTTTTATGTACCTCAAATCACCTTCTATTTCACCTCTTGACCAGGGGAAAGCGTCCTCCGTATTCTATACCATTGTTGTGCCCATGTTCAACTCATTAATCTATagactgagggggcttccctg GAATAAGGACGTCAAATTTGCCCTGAAGAAAACCTTGGGCAGAATAACCTTCTCTTGA